In the Ranitomeya imitator isolate aRanImi1 chromosome 2, aRanImi1.pri, whole genome shotgun sequence genome, cggaattctaatgcctatatgccagccctgaattcaacacacaaactcctcaccggaggtgccggcattctagtggcttatttcagcagaacctgaccacaagcagacatgaccaatatatagcaaagctcataacaagcTGATACTAgatcatggccgtgcggccatgcaaaccttttatagctgcagcaacttctggaccttcctagaggaccaatgggagttgcttcaggacctgagcatgtgacccccgacctccaatgagaggtcttcctttgggtatgctcagaagggaaagagcaggacttagtcccagaagcgtctgctcgccgctgaccagtactggctacaatggcagagcctggaagagcagcagtaaccaagcgtagagtttctgcctgagccagatgctgggaccgatgtctccgctgagcaggctccactgcggctggagaagaatgggagaccacagcggaggtggttcgagattccccctgtgcaggtaCAGGAACTCGAAACTTAACACCCATGGCTATCAATCTCAGAATCCAATTGCTATTGAAAATTATGGACCAAGTTGGGTAGAAGGCAGTTAGCCTACGTCCTACTGGAGCGGCTGGTCATTAGGGTGGCTTCTTGACCTCACGGGTTGGTTCCTGGCGccccccacctccaaacataaatccagtacCTCTCCTCTTTTTTTCATCCCATCTGCCTTGATCTCTAGATGACCTTCTACGAAAAAATCTTTTCTCAGTGAAGGGACGTCTATAAAAAGGGCCGGCAGACAGGGAAATTTCTTTTTCTCGTCCCCAGCTTTCTCTAAGAATTTGTCCAGAATCAGGCTGAACAGATATTCTCCCTCGCAAGGAATAGAGCAAAGACAGGATCTGGCCTGGATGTCCCCTGGCCAACACTTTAGCCATAGAGCCCTACGAGCTGCATTTGATAGACCTGCGGCTCTGGCTGCCATTCTTGCTGAATCTGCCGAAGCATCGGCTAGAAAGGCTGCTGCATTCTGGATTATTGGCAGTGATTTCAGGATGGATTCCTTTGAGGCCCCGTCTTCTAGCTGGGATTCGagttgatccagccagaccatcattgatctggctgtgCACGTCGCAGCCACTGCTGGTCTTAGAGCGCCAGCCGACATTTCCCATGTTCCTTTTAGAAATGAGTCTGCTTTTTTATCAAGCGGATCTTTTAAGGAGGCCATGTCGTCAAAGGGAATGAAGGATTTTTTGGAAGCTTTCGCCACCGCTACATCTAATTTCGGCGCTTTATCCCATCTGTTCACTAATGGGTCCTTGAAGGGATATCTCCGTTTAAAGGCTGGTGGTAGGGAACCCTTCTTTTCTGGCTTTTTCCACTCTCTAGTTATCaggttctgaaccttgtcatttagtggaaaGGATTTGCGTTTCCTTGGGTCTAGGCAGCCGAACATCAGGTCCTGTGCAGAAAGTTTCAGTTTTGCATCAGCTACCCCCATAGTGGACCTGACTGATTTAACTAGTTTATCCATTTGATCCAGGGGAAAGCAAAACGGTTGGAGTCTTCTTCTGAAGAGGATGCAGAGTATTCTGAACAATATTCGCCTTTCCTAGGGGCAGCTGAAGAGTCTGACCCTGAAAAACTTGCTTCCCTTTTCCTTTTAGAAGTTTCCCCTTGGGATAGGGGCTTTAGGGAATCCTTAACTTCTCTTCTGATAAATTCCCTTAGATTTGTGGTGAGATCAGGGGTTTCTTCCACCGCCTGTGGGAGTGGGGAAAggtgttttttttctccttttcttccTACCGTCTGTCGCACACATGGTTGACATAACCTTTTAGGGCAGGCGTCTGGTAAGGGACAATTACAAAGGGCACACCTTGTTTTTTGTTTTACCAGAGCATTTCTTCCCCTAGAAAAAGGACATAACTAAAAAGAAACTGCATCAGTGTACATTCACGGAGATCTCTTACCCAAGCAGTAGCGGTAGGTATCGGATTACCGGATTACTGGGGGAGCGAGCTGAATCCATCAGTCTGGAGGAACTCTTGCGGCTGGGCTGTCCACTCCGTCCTCGGTTTGTCAGCTGGGGGATTGCATGGGATCTCTCTGAGGCACGCTCCTGTTCCAGCTAAACCAAGGGAGCTTCCAGCTCATCCATTGCTGCAGATGGGCCAAAAAGCAACCCTGTAGCATTTCCGTGGCTCCTTTTGTAGCCCTCCCTTCCCCCGTATCTGGGTCAGCAGGATTGTGGCCAGGGATTCCGCCCCCTCCCCGTACGGGATGCCCCCATCCTCCCCCACTGCTCACCCGCTATCCCAGCTGCTTCATCCGCCCCACGCCGCCATTACACAGCGGTGCTCACAGCAAGAAGCCGGCCGGCATCTGACTTCCAGCCCAGCCCTGTCACTTCCGGTGCTCAGAGGAACACACGAGGACGTGCAGGGGAACAGCGGCGCAGCGCCAGGCTCGGACCGGCATGACAGGCCGGAGCGCAGGACAAAACGGCACCAGGACGGACCCCAGGGGGGGAAATACCTACCAGCGCTGGCTTCTGGAGACGGCCATCCACCGGACTCTGCTCCACCTGCTCCACACTCTCGTGAAGCCctgcccaccgtggcgcttccagggaccctgcactgaccgaggtaggagaccccctcgctacctggatCGGACGCCGGCCTGGGAATCCTGACGTAAAGATGAATGATCTGTAAGGCATCCTCTCCTCCAGGGACAGAAAACCAACTGATGCgtaggagaggtgccgcccttatgtatctgtaggtttcctgttcctgaaggtcggatcccctctctctggtggtACCGTCATGGACGATCGAataatgagaggcttggagagtgagtatACGTCATTTCACCCcatatactgaactgtggggtacatgttttttctaatagtcacctactgactaaccttcaggaggggaattatgggtatagttttacatttggaattaataaagtttagttttatccttttgtcagcacacatgaggaatgacaatagacaacccatttaaaaagattcaattttggttaaaactactCCAACATTAAAAGCATAAAACAGGTTTCTCCCCTATGTGACatttctgatgtttattaacagttgatttccaagtaaaatatttcccacattaagaaaatgaaaaaggcttctcctctgtgtgactgctatgatgtctaacaagaagtgctttccatttaaaacatttcccacattatgaacaggaaaaaggcttctcccctgtgtgagttctctggtgtttaacaagatgccatttctggttaaaacatttcccacattctgaacaggaaaaaggcttctcccctgtgtgagttctctggtgtttaacaagatgacatttctggttaaaacatttcccacattctgaacaggaaaaaggcttctcccctgtgtgagttatttggtgtttaACAAGACTCCCTTTGtaggaaaaacatttcccacattctgaacatgaaaaaggcttctcccctatgtgagttctctggtgattaaccaaaactgatttctgggtaaaacatttcccacattctgaacaggaaaaaagcttctccccagtgtgatttctctggtgactaacaagattccctttctggtaaaaacatttcccacattctgaacatgaaaaaggcttctcccctatgtgagttctctggtgattaaccaaaactgatttctgggtaaaacatttcccacattctgaacatggaaaaggcttctctcctgtgtgagttttatgGTGTGTTACAAAATgtgatttgtggttaaaacatttcccacattctggacatgaaaaaggcttctcccctgtgtgggttctttggtgttcatcaagattccctttgcaggtgaaacatttcccacattctgaacatgacaaaggtttctctcctgtgtgggttctttggtgtgtaACCAGATTTTCTTtgaaggtaaaacatttcccacattctgaacataaaaaaggcttctcccccgtgtgagttttATGGtgtttaaccaaatctgatttcttgacaaaacatttcccacattctgaacaggaaaaaggcttctcccctgtgtgagttctatggtgcctaaccaaatctgatttcttgacaaaacatttcccacattctgaacatgaaaatgacttctttgctttaggagcagtttgttttttaatgcctttgTGACTTCGATTTTCCTCAGTAGtaagtaatgaatcagaagatgggacctgtttcataggatcagatgatagatctcTGCTGTGAATGGAAGATGATATATCTGGAGGAATGGCATTCATTTCAGtagtatcttgtaggatctcaagatcatcagatttaaaaattgaagatgtcagctgtccctctgatctcctggtacagtcatgtgctaagataaaaaaacaattattatttcttaataaaatatccttgagttttatatttttaaacatttctacttaaactgtccataaaaatggcaggCTATGTAAAAAACGTTAATAACactatgtaatatttttttttttcctgggtagAAAGTGGGAGGCGCCGACCCGgatcgcgacacccatcggacccggaccgcagcgcaaccgcccctgggtgagtataatataaccggtttttcttatctttcaggatacatcagggggcttatctacagcattacagaatgctgtagataagcccctgatgccggtggtcttaaggtaccttcacactgagcaacttttgaacgagaacgatagcgatccgtgacgttgcagcatcctggatagcgatctcgttgtgtttgacacgtagcagcgatcaggatcctgctgtgacatcgctggtcggagctagaaggccagaactttatttcgtcgctggatcacccgctgtcatcgctggatcggcgtgtgtgacgccaatccagcgatgtgttcacttgtaaccagggtaaacatcgggttaataagcgcagggccgcgcttagtaacccgatatttaccctggttaccattgtaaatgtaaaaaaaaaaaaaaagcactacatactcacattccggtgtctgtcacgtccctcgccgtcagcttcccgcactgactgtgagcgccggccgtaaagcacagcggtgacgtcaccgctgtgctctgctttatggccggccctcacagtcagtgcgggaagctgacggcgagggacgtgacagacaccagaatgtgagtatgtagtgttttttttttttacatttacaatggtaaccagggtaaatatcgggttactaagcgcggccctgcgcttagtaacccgatgtttaccctggttacccggggacttcggcatcgttggtcgctggagagctgtctgtgtgacagctctccagcgaccacacaatgacttaccaacgatcacggccaggtcgtatcgctggtcatgatcgttggtaaatcgtttagtgtaacggtacctttaggttataggccaattttggggtgacagattccctttaagaataattattttttttttagatggcaTCAAGAGGTTGTTTGCGCCCAGCAGATGCATTTTGCTATGTGTTTGGACAATTTATAAAGAGTGAGAAAGTATTCTATGAAAGCATGTCGTGAGATGTGCGAGGCCTACAAGGCATAATTCTGCATGCCTGTTGGGGATCAAGACAAGTCCTGGGCACCTCATTTCACATGCGAATATTGCAAGAAAACTCTTGATGGTAAGGTGAATAATTGCTGCTCATTTAGATGGCAGTGCTTTATTTTGTAGAATTTCAATGATTTAGATCTAGTACAGTTTAAGGATTTGCAATTGACAAAATTTTCACATATGTCAATGCACTATAGTAAAATAAGTATTAAGTAATGTGTAAAATTTCATGGTTTTAAATTTATATAATTAATTATATCTGCTATGTTACAGGTTGGTACAGGGGAGAAAAGAGCCATGAAGTTTGCCATCCCACGAATTTGGGGGCAACAGACCAACCACTCAAGCAACTGCTACTTCTGCATGGTGGATCCTGCCAAACGTCACACAGGCAAGAACACGCCTTTTTTGTCAAAATAAATATGAAATTTTTCTGGgctgtggtcataaaatcaaagtttgaaaaacataagcagttgaaatattacacttggaagccaggaacaaaaaatGTATTACATGGTGTTATTTACCAAGAGAATGattgttcacagtctaatagaagtaGTGCgtagtgttcaactgtttgttcattctgcctcccaaatatcaaataaaaagaaaccaatcaatcaatgttatgtaggcgaaagTAATACCAATTTTCATCtcacaaaaacaagtccccactcaggtccatcatctgtcaatggaaaaacagaggttcccacactattagtggctcaaaggctgttgaaaagtaaCAGTTTTTATAACCCAATACAGCAAAATCCGCTCTCAGTTCTAGCAGATCCCcgtatttagcaatattatatagtgcgaagaatccacttaatttgcggtgtgtgtctcctggagcacaatctggacaCCATGTGCTAGTAATAAAATgacaaatgtgtaattttcactctccaaaatccactgcgtgttaatttccggaaagtggctgtggagtcaaaatactcATTCCtcctacacatgtggtcaaaattgttggtacccctcacttAATGATagaaaaacacacaatggtcacagaaataatttgaatctgacaaaagtaataataaataaatactgtaatccaggtacggactggggctgaaattcagtcctggcatttgaaatcacacaggcccatgttgtccctgtccccaagcaATAGAtgtaatatattactaatatttccctggatggaggaaagcaagatttactacaagaccaatatttctaatgatacccgtggcctgctggggtaagtggcggagtcagtgactttgtgctccatcacaactctaaagagtatgggtatcttgacaacaccgattctgttaacaacatagcagacaaggcagcccacaaccaggcaggcccttctggcaattgccagaattgccaaatggccagtccggccctgctgtaaTCTATGAAAATCAACAAATgagagtcagacattgcttttcaaccatgcttccacagaatgaaaaaaaataaataaataaaactcatgaaatgggcctggacagaaatgatggtacccttaacttaatattttgctgcacaaccttttgaggcaatcactgcaatcaaacaattcctgtaactgccaatgagacttctgcacctctcgacaggtattttggccgactCATcaggagcaaactgctccagttgtctcgtctcTGAAGGTTAc is a window encoding:
- the LOC138663202 gene encoding oocyte zinc finger protein XlCOF22-like isoform X1 — encoded protein: MMLHRLIFSFRSIQYRILCEDLLQNRIFLIYQSKMDLTRDKMVERILQLAVEILFQITGEDYTVVKKTSVERCQDPVSEGWGRPLSPITRPPPHPLIHEDINDQKILELIYKMIELLTGEVPIRCQDVAVYFSMEEWEYLEGHRDLYKNVIVKVPQPLTSPDLSSRRTTPERCPRPFLQQYCKPEDPNVPQDHQGEDLTHINTTETYVRGDEWCKEEIPTYDYPAHDCTRRSEGQLTSSIFKSDDLEILQDTTEMNAIPPDISSSIHSRDLSSDPMKQVPSSDSLLTTEENRSHKGIKKQTAPKAKKSFSCSECGKCFVKKSDLVRHHRTHTGEKPFSCSECGKCFVKKSDLVKHHKTHTGEKPFLCSECGKCFTFKENLVTHQRTHTGEKPLSCSECGKCFTCKGNLDEHQRTHTGEKPFSCPECGKCFNHKSHFVTHHKTHTGEKPFPCSECGKCFTQKSVLVNHQRTHIGEKPFSCSECGKCFYQKGNLVSHQRNHTGEKLFSCSECGKCFTQKSVLVNHQRTHIGEKPFSCSECGKCFSYKGSLVKHQITHTGEKPFSCSECGKCFNQKCHLVKHQRTHTGEKPFSCSECGKCFNQKWHLVKHQRTHTGEKPFSCS
- the LOC138663202 gene encoding oocyte zinc finger protein XlCOF22-like isoform X3; its protein translation is MDLTRDKMVERILQLAVEILFQITGEDYTVVKKTSVERCQDPVSEGWGRPLSPITRPPPHPLIHEDINDQKILELIYKMIELLTGEVPIRCQDVAVYFSMEEWEYLEGHRDLYKNVIVKVPQPLTSPDLSSRRTTPERCPRPFLQQYCKPEDPNVPQDHQGEDLTHINTTETYVRGDEWCKEEIPTYDYPAHDCTRRSEGQLTSSIFKSDDLEILQDTTEMNAIPPDISSSIHSRDLSSDPMKQVPSSDSLLTTEENRSHKGIKKQTAPKAKKSFSCSECGKCFVKKSDLVRHHRTHTGEKPFSCSECGKCFVKKSDLVKHHKTHTGEKPFLCSECGKCFTFKENLVTHQRTHTGEKPLSCSECGKCFTCKGNLDEHQRTHTGEKPFSCPECGKCFNHKSHFVTHHKTHTGEKPFPCSECGKCFTQKSVLVNHQRTHIGEKPFSCSECGKCFYQKGNLVSHQRNHTGEKLFSCSECGKCFTQKSVLVNHQRTHIGEKPFSCSECGKCFSYKGSLVKHQITHTGEKPFSCSECGKCFNQKCHLVKHQRTHTGEKPFSCSECGKCFNQKWHLVKHQRTHTGEKPFSCS
- the LOC138663202 gene encoding oocyte zinc finger protein XlCOF22-like isoform X2 yields the protein MKSIQYRILCEDLLQNRIFLIYQSKMDLTRDKMVERILQLAVEILFQITGEDYTVVKKTSVERCQDPVSEGWGRPLSPITRPPPHPLIHEDINDQKILELIYKMIELLTGEVPIRCQDVAVYFSMEEWEYLEGHRDLYKNVIVKVPQPLTSPDLSSRRTTPERCPRPFLQQYCKPEDPNVPQDHQGEDLTHINTTETYVRGDEWCKEEIPTYDYPAHDCTRRSEGQLTSSIFKSDDLEILQDTTEMNAIPPDISSSIHSRDLSSDPMKQVPSSDSLLTTEENRSHKGIKKQTAPKAKKSFSCSECGKCFVKKSDLVRHHRTHTGEKPFSCSECGKCFVKKSDLVKHHKTHTGEKPFLCSECGKCFTFKENLVTHQRTHTGEKPLSCSECGKCFTCKGNLDEHQRTHTGEKPFSCPECGKCFNHKSHFVTHHKTHTGEKPFPCSECGKCFTQKSVLVNHQRTHIGEKPFSCSECGKCFYQKGNLVSHQRNHTGEKLFSCSECGKCFTQKSVLVNHQRTHIGEKPFSCSECGKCFSYKGSLVKHQITHTGEKPFSCSECGKCFNQKCHLVKHQRTHTGEKPFSCSECGKCFNQKWHLVKHQRTHTGEKPFSCS